In the Tribolium castaneum strain GA2 chromosome 1, icTriCast1.1, whole genome shotgun sequence genome, one interval contains:
- the Gorab gene encoding RAB6-interacting golgin, producing MSFSGFSEDDIRKLTKAPDVNKPQKGSHKTALKKVTFKPNNTNTTRTKTILSNITNNLPQETPENAKLSVQNSVVPDPEPKIPEVKSERKFKDLDEFEARQKLIEEQNRKRKELLAKALADRTRQTQEEAQRLNEIQEEFKKLDDLLSCDVKILRKQIEAASVEYMECQKKYNRIEKEFLEAKLLLHQKQEKKEMLTEHLCTIIEKNEERKAEKLNELLSKLELRATEGSVTQNGN from the exons ATGTCATTTTCGGGCTTTAGCGAAGATGATATTCGCAAATTAACTAAAGCTCCAGATGTTAATAAGCCACAGAAAG gTTCTCACAAAACTGCCTTAAAGAAAGTAACTTTTAAACCAAATAACACAAACACAACTCGAACTAAAACAATCCTCAGTAATATAACCAATAACTTGCCTCAAGAAACCCCCGAAAATGCTAAACTAAGTGTACAAAATAGTGTAGTGCCAGATCCAGAGCCAAAAATTCCAGAAGTGAAAAGTGAGCGAAAATTTAAGGATTTGGACGAATTTGAAGCACGTCAGAAACTCATCGAGGAACAAAACCGCAAACGCAAAGAACTTTTGGCTAAAGCTCTAGCTGATAGGACTCGCCAAACGCAGGAAGAAGCACAAAGATTGAACGAGATTCAGGAggagtttaaaaaattggacgATTTGTTATCATGTGACGTGAAAATACTGCGTAAACAGATTGAAGCCGCCAGTGTTGAGTACATGGAGTGCCA gaaaaaatataacaggATTGAAAAGGAATTCCTGGAGGCTAAGCTTCTCCTTCATCAGAAACAGGAGAAGAAGGAAATGTTGACTGAACATTTGTGCACAATTATCGAGAAAAATGAGGAGAGGAAAGCCGAGAAGTTGAACGAATTGTTGAGTAAATTGGAGTTGAGGGCGACAGAAGGGAGTGTTACGCAAAATGGCAATTGA
- the LOC661199 gene encoding ubiquinone biosynthesis protein COQ4 homolog, mitochondrial — protein MSLTQCLEDANNQSLLWKQIFSALFYGIASFMITVVNKTVLTTYQFPSFQVLGIGQMIATILVLLIAKKSRVVTFPSFELNTFGKIFPLPLIYIGNMIFGLGGTKHTNFDKFESDFHKNHIPINDFQRGLLAMGSALMSLVDPFRHDMIACLGETAGMSAITYMKQKMESSPEGAEILKSRPRINSKTVDLNKLRTFPEGTLGRVYVKWLDDNNVTPDSRMAVQFVDDIDCAYVLQRYREAHDLFHAVLEMPTNMLGEVTVKWYEAIQTRLPMCIGAAIFGPIRLKPKHRNLYKKYYLPWAIETANSSNFLLNTFFEKRWEQPLAELHQELNIKPFILPQTRS, from the exons ATGTCCTTGACTCAGTGCCTGGAGGACGCAAACAACCAGTCCCTACTATGGAAGCAAATCTTCTCGGCCCTTTTCTACGGCATCGCCTCGTTTATGATCACCGTGGTCAACAAAACCGTCCTCACAACATACCAATTCCCCTCGTTTCAAGTGCTAGGAATTGGGCAAATGATTGCCACGATTTTAGTGCTCCTCATAGCGAAAAAATCCCGAGTTGTGACGTTCCCCAGTTTTGAGTTGAACACGTTCGGGAAGATTTTCCCGCTCCCGTTGATTTACATTGGGAATATGATTTTTGGACTGGGGGGCACCAAGCA CacgaattttgataaattcgaAAGcgattttcacaaaaatcacATTCCGATCAATGACTTTCAACGGGGACTTCTCGCTATGGGATCGGCTTTGATGTCATTAGTCGATCCATTTCGGCATGACATGATCGCCTGTTTGGGAGAGACTGCag GAATGTCCGCCATCACTTACATGAAGCAAAAAATGGAGAGTTCACCAGAAGGCGCCGAAATTCTCAAATCACGTCCGAGGATCAACTCAAAAACTGtcgatttaaacaaattaaggACATTTCCTGAGGGAACCCTCGGTCGTGTTTATGTTAAATGGCTCGATGATaat AATGTTACGCCCGATTCACGTATGGCTGTTCAATTTGTCGATGACATTGATTGTGCGTACGTTTTGCAACGCTATAGAGAAGCGCATGATTTATTTCATGCCGTTTTGGAAATGCCCACAAATATGTTAG gTGAAGTAACTGTTAAATGGTACGAAGCGATTCAAACAAGGCTTCCAATGTGCATTGGAGCGGCTATTTTTGGCCCAATTCGACTAAAACCAAA GCATCGCAACTTGTATAAAAAGTATTATCTTCCATGGGCAATTGAAACAGCAAATAGtagtaattttttgctaaatacattttttgaaaaacggtGGGAACAACCATTGGCTGAATTACACCAAGAATTAAACATCAAACCGTTTATTTTACCACAAACTAGgagttaa